A region of Roseobacter litoralis Och 149 DNA encodes the following proteins:
- a CDS encoding TCR/Tet family MFS transporter — protein MKPAVVFILITMMIDAMGIGLIIPVMPDLFQEVGAGDLGTAALWGGILATAFAVMQFFFGPVIGGLSDRFGRRPVLLVSLVVMMLDYLVMALAGSIWLLLIGRMIGGVTAATQATANAYMADISAPEDRAANFGLIGAAFGVGFVLGPLIGGLLAEFGTRAPFYAAAACAGLNAIFGYFVLKETLPTSKRRPFEWRRANPFGSFRHLSKLHALGPFLIVFFLYQVAFAVYPAIWSFFGKERFGWEPATIGLSLALFGIMMAIVQGGLIRPVMRLLGARGTVVYGHIFDICAFLALAFVTSGTVALILTPLAALAAVITPALQGIMSKSVGPDAQGELQGALTSLSALAMILSPLVMTGTFAAFTGPDAPIYAPGAPFILSAGLIAIGLAIFVMRGRSASFS, from the coding sequence GTGAAACCCGCCGTCGTTTTCATTCTCATCACAATGATGATTGATGCGATGGGCATCGGGCTGATCATCCCCGTTATGCCCGATCTGTTCCAAGAGGTTGGCGCGGGTGATCTTGGCACGGCAGCCCTCTGGGGCGGGATATTGGCCACTGCATTTGCGGTCATGCAGTTCTTCTTTGGGCCTGTGATCGGCGGGCTGTCTGATCGCTTTGGACGCAGGCCTGTACTGCTGGTGTCACTGGTTGTGATGATGCTGGATTACCTTGTCATGGCGCTGGCCGGCAGCATCTGGCTGTTGCTGATCGGGCGCATGATCGGCGGGGTGACGGCTGCAACGCAGGCAACGGCGAACGCCTATATGGCGGACATTTCTGCCCCCGAAGACCGGGCCGCAAATTTCGGCCTGATCGGTGCCGCCTTTGGCGTCGGCTTTGTGCTTGGCCCGTTGATTGGCGGCCTGCTGGCGGAATTCGGGACCCGCGCCCCGTTTTATGCCGCCGCCGCCTGCGCCGGGCTGAATGCAATATTCGGCTATTTCGTGCTCAAGGAGACACTGCCCACCAGCAAACGGCGCCCTTTCGAGTGGCGACGCGCCAACCCTTTCGGCAGTTTTCGCCACCTCAGCAAGCTGCACGCGCTGGGGCCTTTCCTGATCGTGTTTTTTCTCTATCAGGTGGCATTCGCCGTTTACCCCGCGATTTGGTCTTTTTTCGGGAAGGAGCGTTTTGGCTGGGAACCTGCGACCATCGGGCTGAGCCTTGCGCTGTTCGGCATCATGATGGCCATCGTGCAGGGCGGTCTGATCCGGCCCGTCATGCGTCTGCTGGGCGCGCGTGGCACGGTCGTGTACGGCCATATCTTTGATATCTGTGCGTTTTTGGCCCTCGCCTTTGTCACCAGCGGCACCGTCGCCCTCATCCTGACGCCGCTTGCCGCCCTCGCCGCGGTGATCACACCCGCCCTGCAAGGTATCATGTCCAAATCTGTCGGACCCGACGCGCAAGGCGAATTACAAGGTGCACTTACTTCGCTCAGCGCGCTGGCAATGATCCTGTCACCACTGGTCATGACCGGCACTTTTGCAGCCTTCACCGGTCCGGATGCACCAATATACGCACCCGGCGCACCCTTCATTCTATCGGCTGGACTGATCGCAATCGGTCTGGCCATTTTTGTGATGCGCGGACGAAGCGCGTCGTTTTCATGA
- a CDS encoding lyase family protein yields MAASVFDSPLYSKLFPVGETGRLFSDTAAIRAMLLVEGALAKAQGTLGIIPETSAAAIHRASLEIQIDPGALATSTGQNGVCVPGLVDAFRAEMNAPEHAQFVHWGATSQDIIDTALMLRLRQALALAESDLQALLSRLADAAEKHGMTPMAARTYGQIATPTTWGAVVSQWGMPLADALSALPRLRQSSLFVSLSGAAGTSAALGTQAPELRRALAEGLGLQDPERSWHTDRTPLLRISDWLGHVSAILGSMGNCLNGLAASGIDEVRFDNPGTSSTMPQKQNPIDATSLVALANQSSALRAGMTSAAQHQHQRDGTAWFTEWMLLPQIVLTTASALQIATRLAGEMQPNVAQMQAGLETGNGLIHAEALSFALSKDMPRPAAQAATKALCAQAVAEGTSLPALALAAYPDLPPSLFQSQLQLGQAATEARAFVTRVRGIGK; encoded by the coding sequence ATGGCCGCAAGCGTTTTTGACAGCCCCCTTTACAGTAAACTCTTTCCCGTCGGTGAGACGGGCCGCCTGTTTTCAGACACCGCCGCGATCCGCGCGATGCTGCTGGTTGAAGGCGCATTGGCCAAAGCACAGGGCACATTAGGCATCATCCCCGAAACAAGCGCGGCCGCCATTCATCGCGCCTCGCTTGAAATTCAGATTGACCCCGGCGCGCTGGCCACATCCACAGGGCAGAACGGCGTGTGCGTCCCCGGTCTGGTGGATGCTTTTCGCGCTGAGATGAACGCACCCGAACATGCGCAATTCGTCCATTGGGGTGCCACATCGCAAGACATCATCGACACAGCACTGATGTTGCGCTTGCGTCAGGCCTTGGCGCTTGCGGAAAGTGACCTGCAGGCGTTGTTGTCCCGGCTGGCGGACGCCGCAGAAAAACATGGCATGACACCCATGGCCGCCCGGACATATGGGCAGATCGCCACCCCCACAACCTGGGGGGCTGTCGTCTCGCAATGGGGCATGCCACTGGCCGACGCGCTCAGCGCCTTGCCCCGGCTGCGCCAATCGAGCCTTTTCGTATCGCTCTCTGGCGCGGCTGGCACATCCGCCGCACTGGGCACGCAGGCCCCTGAACTACGCCGTGCGCTGGCAGAGGGGCTGGGGCTGCAGGATCCTGAAAGATCGTGGCATACTGATCGCACGCCCCTGTTGCGGATCAGCGACTGGCTGGGGCACGTATCTGCCATACTAGGCAGTATGGGAAACTGTCTGAACGGGCTGGCCGCCAGTGGGATTGACGAGGTTCGTTTTGACAACCCCGGTACGTCCTCCACCATGCCGCAAAAGCAAAACCCGATTGACGCCACATCGCTTGTGGCCCTTGCCAACCAGTCATCGGCCTTGCGCGCGGGCATGACCTCCGCCGCGCAGCATCAACACCAACGCGACGGCACCGCATGGTTTACCGAGTGGATGCTGTTGCCACAGATCGTCCTGACGACCGCATCAGCCTTGCAGATCGCCACAAGGCTGGCGGGCGAAATGCAGCCAAACGTAGCGCAGATGCAGGCGGGTTTGGAAACCGGCAACGGGCTGATCCACGCCGAAGCGCTGAGTTTTGCCTTAAGCAAAGACATGCCTCGACCTGCGGCGCAGGCGGCCACCAAAGCGCTTTGTGCCCAAGCAGTGGCCGAGGGCACGTCCCTGCCCGCCTTGGCACTTGCGGCTTACCCGGACTTGCCGCCAAGCCTCTTTCAAAGTCAGCTTCAGCTTGGTCAGGCCGCTACTGAGGCGCGGGCTTTCGTCACGCGCGTCAGAGGCATTGGTAAGTGA
- a CDS encoding alpha/beta fold hydrolase has protein sequence MADILLIHGSCHGAWCWDKLIPHLSAKGHTARAIDLPSHGDDKTAVEAVTLDHYARAIAENCKDHTTLVGHSMGGYAIAAAAERIPEQIAQLIYLCAYVPQNGMTLAQMRKKAPRQPLLPAVRMAPDGLSFTIDPEMAPDIFYHDCTQGDVEFALSRLCPQAVAPTNVSLADMSAVEKRPRCYIRCMDDRTIPPEFQVTMTQDWPAISVRQMNCGHSPFFSDPETLATHIDQAIRG, from the coding sequence ATGGCTGATATCTTGCTGATCCACGGGTCTTGTCACGGGGCGTGGTGCTGGGACAAATTGATCCCCCACCTCAGCGCCAAGGGTCACACTGCACGCGCCATCGACCTGCCAAGCCACGGCGATGATAAAACAGCTGTGGAAGCGGTCACCCTTGATCATTATGCCCGTGCCATTGCCGAGAACTGCAAGGATCACACGACGCTTGTTGGCCACTCGATGGGGGGCTATGCAATCGCAGCGGCGGCAGAGCGCATTCCGGAACAGATCGCGCAACTGATCTATCTATGTGCCTATGTCCCGCAAAACGGCATGACCCTTGCCCAGATGCGCAAAAAAGCGCCCCGCCAGCCTCTCCTGCCCGCTGTTCGCATGGCACCAGATGGGTTGAGCTTTACAATCGACCCTGAGATGGCCCCCGACATCTTTTATCACGACTGCACGCAGGGTGACGTCGAATTTGCCCTGTCCCGCCTCTGTCCTCAGGCGGTTGCACCGACGAATGTGTCTTTGGCTGACATGTCCGCCGTTGAAAAACGGCCCCGCTGCTACATTCGCTGTATGGATGACCGCACCATTCCACCCGAGTTTCAGGTGACCATGACCCAAGACTGGCCCGCTATCTCTGTGCGCCAAATGAACTGCGGACATTCTCCATTTTTTTCAGACCCTGAAACTCTCGCCACCCATATTGATCAGGCGATCCGAGGATAA
- the pcaD gene encoding 3-oxoadipate enol-lactonase: MKMARLGDISVHYRVDGPDDGPPVVFANSLGTDMRLWDPILPLLPSGLRIIRYDKRGHGLTSCPPGRYAMGALVKDAENLLDHLQVTNCVFVGLSIGGMIAQGLAVKRLDLMRAMVLSNTAAKIGTPELWDARIADVESGGIEKLADAVMERWFSAPFRAQPELALWRNMLTRQEANGYIGCSAAISGTDFFTPTSGLRLPTLGIAGSEDGSTPPDLVRETTDLIPGSQFHLIRKAGHLPCVEQPEEFARVLTGFLQQVGHTAGPDG; the protein is encoded by the coding sequence ATGAAGATGGCGCGGCTTGGTGATATCTCAGTGCATTACCGAGTGGATGGGCCCGACGATGGGCCACCGGTTGTTTTTGCCAATTCGCTGGGCACAGATATGCGGCTTTGGGATCCCATTCTGCCGCTTTTACCAAGCGGCTTGCGCATCATCCGCTACGACAAACGGGGCCATGGGCTGACGAGTTGCCCGCCGGGTCGGTATGCGATGGGTGCGCTTGTCAAAGACGCGGAAAATCTGCTGGATCATTTGCAAGTTACGAACTGCGTCTTCGTAGGGCTGTCGATTGGCGGGATGATCGCGCAGGGCCTTGCGGTCAAACGGCTCGACCTGATGCGTGCCATGGTCCTGTCAAACACTGCTGCGAAAATCGGCACGCCAGAGTTGTGGGATGCACGGATCGCAGATGTTGAAAGCGGGGGCATCGAAAAACTTGCGGATGCCGTGATGGAGCGGTGGTTTTCAGCCCCCTTTCGCGCCCAGCCCGAACTTGCGCTTTGGCGCAACATGCTGACACGGCAGGAAGCCAACGGGTATATCGGATGTTCAGCCGCCATTTCAGGCACCGATTTTTTCACGCCCACCAGCGGGCTGCGTCTGCCGACGCTGGGCATCGCCGGGTCCGAGGATGGCTCAACGCCCCCTGACCTCGTGCGCGAGACGACAGACCTGATCCCGGGCAGTCAGTTTCACCTGATCAGGAAGGCCGGACACCTGCCTTGCGTTGAACAACCCGAGGAATTCGCGCGCGTCCTGACGGGCTTTTTGCAGCAGGTCGGTCATACTGCGGGGCCGGATGGCTGA
- a CDS encoding threonine ammonia-lyase, translated as MNIDAIRAAEQRLEGHVRRTPLLSSPNIDAIAGRRVLIKAECLQHTGSFKYRGALSAISALDAHARKRGIIAYSSGNHAQGIALAARQFGAPAVIIMPQDAPRTKIENTKLLGAEIVLYDRVAGEDRDAIGAALSAERDLTLIKPFDNPQVIAGQGTAGLEIAAQATALGVDTAEVIVCCGGGGFASGIALALEADAPGYRVRPAEPADFDDMARSLVAGERLSNAKTSGSICDAIISPTPGVLTFPILQKLAGPGIVVTDDEALHAMALAFAHLKVVAEPGGAVALASALFHASEIDGDTVIVTISGGNVDAEVFQMALRQYGDLL; from the coding sequence GTGAACATCGACGCAATTCGGGCCGCAGAGCAAAGACTAGAAGGACATGTGCGGCGCACGCCCTTGCTGTCCTCACCCAATATCGACGCAATCGCAGGACGTCGTGTTTTGATCAAAGCCGAGTGCTTGCAACACACCGGCAGCTTCAAATACCGTGGCGCGCTGTCCGCAATTTCGGCCCTTGATGCGCATGCGCGCAAACGGGGCATTATCGCCTATTCGAGCGGCAATCACGCGCAGGGCATCGCCTTGGCAGCCCGGCAATTTGGCGCCCCTGCGGTCATTATTATGCCACAGGACGCACCGCGCACGAAGATTGAGAACACGAAACTGCTCGGTGCGGAGATCGTTCTGTATGACCGCGTTGCAGGCGAAGACCGGGACGCCATCGGTGCTGCGTTGTCAGCGGAGCGCGATCTCACCCTGATCAAGCCTTTTGACAACCCGCAAGTGATCGCAGGTCAGGGCACCGCCGGGCTGGAAATCGCAGCACAGGCGACAGCGCTGGGGGTGGACACAGCCGAAGTGATCGTCTGCTGCGGTGGTGGGGGATTTGCCTCCGGCATTGCGCTGGCGCTGGAGGCGGACGCCCCGGGCTACCGCGTGCGCCCTGCAGAACCTGCCGATTTCGATGATATGGCGCGGTCTCTCGTTGCCGGTGAGCGTTTAAGCAACGCGAAAACTTCCGGCAGTATTTGCGACGCCATCATCTCTCCCACACCGGGCGTTCTGACCTTTCCCATCCTGCAAAAACTGGCAGGCCCCGGGATTGTCGTGACAGATGACGAAGCACTGCACGCCATGGCCTTGGCGTTTGCGCACCTCAAGGTCGTGGCCGAACCCGGTGGCGCCGTTGCACTGGCATCGGCCTTGTTTCACGCCTCAGAAATTGACGGCGACACAGTGATCGTTACGATCTCAGGCGGCAATGTCGATGCCGAGGTTTTTCAAATGGCCTTACGCCAATATGGTGATCTCTTGTGA
- a CDS encoding alpha/beta fold hydrolase gives MPKFTTSDGLSLYYTDDGDGLPILCLSGLTRTSKDFSYVTPHLSGTRLIKLDYRGRGNSDWDTNWANYNLLIEARDVIELLDHLALDRVAILGTSRGGLLAMGLAFGAKERLLGAALNDIGPVIEPKGLDNIMGYIGRAPKAVSHLTAARLLEQNMTGFSDVPLTRWMEEAIKHYTRSGSGLDITYDPKLRDAVELQGAQAAPDLWPYFDALSGLPLACIRGENSDLFSHETLKEMKNRRPEMISATVIGRGHVPFLDEPESVAALQTWVEALK, from the coding sequence ATGCCGAAGTTCACAACCTCAGACGGGCTTTCCCTCTATTACACGGACGACGGAGACGGCTTGCCGATCCTTTGTTTGTCGGGGCTGACACGCACGTCAAAGGACTTTTCCTACGTGACACCGCACCTCAGTGGGACGCGGTTGATCAAACTTGATTACCGCGGACGGGGCAATTCGGATTGGGACACAAACTGGGCGAATTACAACCTCTTGATTGAAGCCCGCGACGTGATTGAATTGCTCGACCATCTGGCGCTGGATCGCGTGGCGATCCTGGGGACGTCGCGCGGCGGACTATTGGCAATGGGTCTGGCCTTCGGCGCAAAGGAACGGCTCTTGGGCGCGGCGCTGAATGACATCGGGCCGGTGATTGAGCCAAAAGGACTTGATAACATCATGGGCTATATCGGACGGGCCCCCAAAGCGGTCAGCCACCTGACCGCTGCGCGTTTGCTTGAGCAGAACATGACCGGGTTTTCAGACGTTCCTTTGACCCGGTGGATGGAAGAGGCGATCAAACACTATACCCGCAGCGGCAGCGGTTTGGACATTACCTATGATCCAAAACTGCGCGACGCGGTGGAATTGCAGGGGGCACAGGCCGCACCCGACCTTTGGCCCTACTTCGATGCATTGTCTGGCCTGCCGCTGGCATGTATTCGCGGCGAAAACTCTGATCTGTTTTCGCATGAAACCCTGAAAGAGATGAAAAACCGTCGCCCGGAGATGATTTCAGCCACAGTGATCGGACGGGGACATGTGCCGTTTCTTGATGAACCGGAATCGGTTGCGGCACTGCAAACATGGGTTGAGGCGCTCAAGTGA
- a CDS encoding haloacid dehalogenase type II: MAIKTCVFDAYGTLFDVAAAARQAASEPDFNHIADSWPVLAENWRQKQLQYTWLRAVVGAHDDFWTITQEGLDWALEKSGHAQDTALRERLLALYWELQSYPEVPLMLATLKEAGLNTAILSNGSPDMLAGAVQSAGIETFLDDTLSVESVGVFKPDARVYDLVLKRFGGDLDEVLFVSSNGWDAACASGYGFQTAWVNRANDPVDRLPWRPEHVLDDLQKIPKIAGI; this comes from the coding sequence ATGGCCATTAAGACATGTGTTTTTGATGCCTACGGCACACTTTTCGATGTCGCTGCAGCCGCGCGACAGGCGGCCTCTGAACCTGATTTCAATCATATCGCCGACAGTTGGCCGGTTCTGGCTGAAAACTGGCGGCAGAAACAATTGCAGTACACATGGCTGCGCGCTGTTGTCGGGGCACATGATGACTTTTGGACCATCACCCAAGAAGGACTGGACTGGGCCTTGGAAAAATCCGGGCACGCGCAGGATACAGCATTACGCGAACGCCTGTTGGCGCTCTACTGGGAACTTCAGAGCTATCCCGAAGTGCCGCTGATGTTGGCCACGTTGAAAGAGGCGGGGTTGAACACAGCAATCCTGTCCAACGGCTCGCCCGACATGCTTGCCGGTGCGGTTCAGTCAGCAGGTATCGAAACCTTTCTTGACGACACTTTGTCGGTTGAATCAGTAGGCGTGTTCAAACCGGATGCGCGGGTCTACGATCTGGTGCTCAAGCGGTTTGGCGGCGATCTTGATGAGGTTCTTTTTGTCTCGTCCAATGGCTGGGACGCCGCATGCGCCTCAGGCTACGGGTTTCAAACCGCATGGGTCAACCGCGCGAACGACCCTGTAGACAGGTTGCCGTGGCGCCCGGAACATGTGTTGGATGATTTGCAGAAAATCCCCAAAATTGCAGGTATATGA
- a CDS encoding FKBP-type peptidyl-prolyl cis-trans isomerase — translation MTHVKTGDTVAIHYTGTLLDGSTFDSSDGRDPLEFIVGSGQIIPGLDVALPGMSVGDKKKVEIACDQAYGPLKAEMRQAVPREGIPPDLPLDIGTTLEMQTPDGQSMPVRVVEVDDATVTLDANHPLAGEDLTFDIELMRIDAA, via the coding sequence ATGACCCACGTCAAGACGGGCGATACAGTCGCTATTCATTATACTGGTACGCTGTTGGATGGCAGTACGTTTGACAGTTCAGATGGTCGCGACCCATTGGAATTCATTGTCGGGTCAGGCCAGATCATACCCGGCCTTGATGTGGCCTTGCCGGGCATGAGCGTGGGCGACAAGAAGAAAGTCGAAATTGCCTGCGATCAGGCTTACGGTCCCTTGAAAGCTGAAATGCGGCAGGCTGTTCCGCGCGAAGGCATTCCGCCGGATTTGCCACTGGACATAGGGACGACACTGGAAATGCAGACGCCGGATGGCCAGTCAATGCCGGTGCGCGTGGTTGAGGTCGATGACGCGACGGTGACATTGGATGCCAATCATCCACTCGCGGGCGAAGACCTAACGTTTGATATCGAGTTGATGCGCATAGATGCGGCATGA
- a CDS encoding enoyl-ACP reductase FabI, with the protein MSGLLAGKRGLVMGVANERSIAWGIARSMAAAGADLAFTYQGDAFGSRLAPLAASVGSDFMVDVDVTDDASLDKAFEQLSAHWPTMDFLVHAIAFSDKSELTGRFLNTSRENFKQTMDISAYSFLEVARRAHPLMVENGGTLMTLTYQGSNTVVPNYNVMGVAKAALESATRYLANDLGPEGIRVNAISPGPMKTLAGAAIGGARKTYKHTDQNAPLRSNATLDAVGGTAVYLASDAGACTTGEIIHVDGGYHILGMPQGENL; encoded by the coding sequence ATGTCAGGTCTTTTGGCAGGAAAACGCGGGCTGGTCATGGGCGTCGCAAACGAGCGTTCGATCGCATGGGGCATCGCAAGATCGATGGCGGCTGCCGGTGCGGATCTGGCCTTCACCTATCAGGGCGACGCCTTTGGATCGCGCCTTGCCCCGCTCGCGGCCTCTGTCGGGTCGGACTTCATGGTCGATGTGGACGTCACAGACGACGCATCCTTGGACAAAGCCTTCGAACAACTGTCGGCGCACTGGCCGACAATGGACTTTCTGGTGCACGCCATCGCGTTTTCGGACAAATCAGAACTGACGGGCCGTTTTCTCAATACCAGTCGCGAGAATTTCAAGCAAACGATGGACATCAGCGCCTATTCGTTTCTGGAGGTGGCACGTCGCGCGCACCCCCTTATGGTCGAAAATGGCGGTACGTTGATGACGCTGACCTATCAGGGCAGCAATACTGTCGTGCCCAATTATAACGTCATGGGTGTGGCAAAGGCCGCGTTGGAAAGTGCCACACGGTATCTGGCGAACGACCTTGGCCCCGAAGGCATCCGCGTGAATGCGATCTCTCCCGGCCCGATGAAAACCCTTGCCGGGGCGGCCATTGGCGGTGCGCGAAAGACCTATAAACACACCGACCAAAACGCCCCTCTGCGCTCAAACGCGACGTTGGACGCGGTGGGCGGCACGGCTGTCTATCTCGCGTCAGATGCAGGTGCCTGCACCACCGGCGAAATCATACACGTTGATGGTGGGTATCATATCCTCGGGATGCCACAGGGCGAGAACCTGTAA
- the fabB gene encoding beta-ketoacyl-ACP synthase I, which translates to MRRVVVTGLGIVSSIGNNAEEVLTSLKAGTSGITASPEMSEHGFRSQIAGTLKIDVTEHIDKRTLRFMGPGAAYAYIAMAQAIADAGLDEDTVSNPRTGLVAGSGGPSTSAMLTAHNVVAKTGATKRIGPFAVPKCMSSTVSANLSTAFKIKGVNYSITSACSTSLHCIGNAAEQIMLGKQDVMFAGGGEELDWTLSCLFDAMGAMSSKYNDTPELASRAFDANRDGFVISGGGGIVVLEELDHALARGATIYAEVTGYAATSDGHDMVAPSGEGGERAMRLALSTLPEGRKVGYINAHGTSTPVGDVGEIEAVRRVFGTGTTPPVSSTKSMTGHAQGAAGALEAIFSLLMLKHDFMTRSINVETLDPALTPEEIVLERVDNAGLDSVMTNSFGFGGTNGSMILSKYLG; encoded by the coding sequence ATGCGCCGTGTCGTCGTGACAGGTCTGGGCATCGTCTCATCCATCGGAAACAACGCAGAAGAAGTTCTGACCTCTCTCAAGGCGGGCACCAGTGGCATTACCGCAAGCCCTGAGATGAGCGAGCATGGCTTTCGCAGCCAGATCGCCGGGACGCTCAAGATTGATGTGACCGAACACATCGACAAACGCACGCTGCGTTTCATGGGACCCGGTGCTGCCTATGCCTATATCGCCATGGCGCAGGCCATCGCGGATGCCGGGCTGGACGAAGACACCGTGTCCAACCCGCGCACGGGGCTGGTGGCCGGATCAGGTGGCCCCTCCACCAGCGCGATGCTGACGGCGCATAATGTCGTCGCCAAAACCGGCGCTACAAAACGCATCGGTCCCTTTGCCGTCCCAAAGTGCATGTCCTCGACCGTAAGCGCAAACCTCAGCACCGCGTTCAAGATCAAGGGCGTAAACTATTCGATTACGTCAGCCTGTTCGACCTCGCTGCATTGTATCGGCAACGCGGCTGAGCAGATCATGCTCGGCAAGCAGGACGTGATGTTCGCAGGCGGCGGCGAGGAACTCGACTGGACCCTTTCCTGCCTCTTTGACGCGATGGGCGCGATGAGCAGCAAGTATAACGATACGCCTGAACTGGCCAGCCGTGCCTTTGACGCCAACCGCGACGGGTTTGTGATTTCGGGCGGTGGCGGCATTGTGGTGCTTGAAGAACTCGACCACGCCTTGGCACGCGGTGCTACGATCTACGCCGAAGTCACGGGCTATGCGGCAACCTCCGACGGGCACGACATGGTCGCCCCTTCCGGTGAGGGCGGCGAGCGTGCGATGCGTTTGGCACTAAGCACACTGCCCGAGGGGCGCAAGGTCGGCTATATCAACGCGCATGGAACCTCTACGCCAGTGGGTGACGTCGGCGAGATTGAAGCGGTCCGCCGTGTCTTCGGCACAGGCACCACCCCGCCGGTCAGTTCAACCAAATCCATGACGGGTCACGCACAGGGTGCCGCCGGCGCGTTGGAGGCCATCTTCAGCCTGCTGATGCTCAAACATGACTTCATGACCAGATCGATCAACGTAGAGACACTGGATCCCGCGCTGACGCCCGAGGAAATCGTACTGGAACGTGTCGACAACGCCGGGCTTGATTCCGTCATGACCAATTCGTTCGGGTTTGGCGGCACCAACGGGTCGATGATCCTGTCGAAATATCTGGGATAG
- the fabA gene encoding bifunctional 3-hydroxydecanoyl-ACP dehydratase/trans-2-decenoyl-ACP isomerase encodes MAQYPTSFDKEALLKCARGELFGPGNAQLPEPPMLMMDRITDISEDAGANGKGHVVAEFDITPDLWFFDCHFPGNPIMPGCLGLDGLWQLTGFNLGWRGWQGRGYALGVGEVKLTGMVRPDRKMLTYYVDFTKAIQSRRLTMGVANGRVEADGETIYQVTDMKVALSES; translated from the coding sequence ATGGCCCAATACCCGACCAGTTTCGACAAAGAAGCCCTGTTAAAATGCGCCCGCGGCGAGCTTTTTGGCCCCGGCAACGCACAATTGCCCGAACCACCCATGCTGATGATGGACCGCATCACGGACATCTCTGAAGATGCGGGTGCGAACGGAAAAGGACATGTTGTCGCAGAATTCGATATCACCCCTGATTTATGGTTTTTCGACTGCCATTTCCCCGGTAACCCGATCATGCCCGGGTGCCTTGGCCTTGACGGGCTGTGGCAACTGACCGGTTTCAATCTGGGCTGGCGCGGTTGGCAGGGGCGCGGTTATGCCCTTGGTGTCGGCGAGGTAAAGCTCACCGGAATGGTGCGCCCGGATCGCAAGATGCTGACCTATTATGTGGATTTCACCAAGGCGATCCAGTCCCGGCGCTTGACAATGGGCGTGGCCAATGGCCGTGTGGAAGCAGATGGGGAAACCATCTATCAGGTTACAGATATGAAGGTTGCGCTCTCCGAGAGTTGA
- the irr gene encoding Fur family transcriptional regulator Irr, with protein sequence MNDAQHDIGAQWLATAGLRPTRQRVTLAALLIGDGQDRHVTAESLFDAAKSQGEAVSLATVYNTLRAFCDVGLVQEVTVDGSKSYFDTNTHDHPHFYWEDDATLTDAPSEDLVIAQLPDAPEGAEIASVDVVIRLRRKP encoded by the coding sequence ATGAACGACGCGCAACATGATATCGGAGCACAATGGCTGGCAACCGCTGGTCTGCGCCCGACGCGCCAGCGCGTGACGCTGGCGGCATTGCTGATCGGCGATGGTCAGGACCGTCACGTGACGGCTGAAAGCCTGTTTGACGCGGCCAAGTCGCAGGGCGAGGCAGTTTCTTTGGCAACAGTCTATAACACCCTGCGGGCCTTTTGTGATGTGGGTCTGGTGCAGGAAGTCACCGTGGATGGGTCAAAAAGCTATTTTGACACCAACACGCATGATCATCCGCATTTTTACTGGGAAGATGATGCAACCCTCACAGATGCCCCGTCAGAAGACCTCGTGATCGCGCAACTGCCCGATGCCCCTGAGGGGGCGGAGATCGCCTCCGTCGATGTGGTTATCCGCCTGCGTCGCAAACCCTGA